The segment tgtttggttcgtcttgttaaactttaacttcCGTTACATCAAATGTTtaaacacatgtatgaagtattaaatatagattatttacgaaactaaaaacacaagtAAAGAATAACCTACAAACTGAATCTTTtgaatggactaattagaccctaattaccaaataaaataaaaatactgtGGTACCTATTAAACTTTCACGCTCCAAAGTCCAGACACTAGAAATACGTCCCGATCATCACttcataagaaaaaaaaaagaacaactaGTACGTACtcactccatcccaaattgtaagtcattccaatcttagagagtcaaacttttctaagtttgaccaaatttatatgataaaataattattattattattatgataccaactaaatattattagattctttcttaattatattttcataaaatagttactttacgttacaaatcttagtatttttctctataattttggtcaaacgtgaaaatgctttgactctccaaaattcttggaatgacttacaatttggagtggagggagtatttcaCTAGTACTCGGGTTCAGAGATGAGATTATCAGTCATCACCCATCCAAGAAACTGCCAGGGTTGCTTTAGAGCCAATGACATCTCACAAAGATCATCAGTTCGGAATCTTCGGATCATCTATCCAACAATAAACGCAACTTCATAAAGACACAAGAATACGATCACGTACACAAAGGTCATATAGATGTCGACCATTAACTGCAGATGCCATTACCATTTGAAGTTCATCACGAGATCATACAGGAAACTAAACTTTGCAAGCTAAGTCGACGAAAAGAAAGGTAAACATGGCTGCCTCACATCAGGCACCACCACCAAAAAGCCAAAGCCCTCCGATCCCGGCCCGTTCGCAGCCACTGCTGCTCTGCATCAGAAACGACTACTATACTACATACTCATCCAGTAATGAAAACTACCACTAGTACGACTAGTTCATTGCAACTACGATATGGACTGCAACAAACCAGGAGACCAGATGGGAGGACCCATCCGATGCCCACCCACCCCCTACTCGATCTTGATGCCGAACACGTCCTTGCGCCCCTCGCCCTTGATCTTGGGCATGGTCAGGATGAGCACGCCGTTCTTCATCTCCGCCTTGATCTGGTCCATCTTGAAAGCCTGGGAGGGGAGGCCGATGCGGTAGATGTACCGTGCCGGGACCGGGACCGGGACCGGGACCTTGTCGTCGTCGCCCTCGGCGTCCTTGTCGCCCTCGGCATCCTTGTCGCCCTCCCCCTTGATCACCAGGACGTTCTTCTCCGCCCGCATCTTCACGTGCTCCTTCCCCAGCCCCGGCATCGCCACCTTCAGCTGCAACGCGTCGCCATCCTTCTTGGAGATCCACCAACCGCGCGGGGCCAAGCCGGTGATCATGgaccccgcgccgccgccgtcctccgCCAGCGCCAGCAGCAGGTCCCGCTTCGCAGCCTCGGGGAACAGGTCCAGCACGTCTGCAGGGCACAGAACCCCAAATCATCATCAGTGGCGGGTTCTCCC is part of the Sorghum bicolor cultivar BTx623 chromosome 10, Sorghum_bicolor_NCBIv3, whole genome shotgun sequence genome and harbors:
- the LOC8155374 gene encoding 26.2 kDa heat shock protein, mitochondrial — encoded protein: MASAVASMVAAPKPVFLMDLLASPSASSRHLFRTGDARPRSSSDGVKDSTGKDDAAAADGRPERDPSIPKLFTGDVLDLFPEAAKRDLLLALAEDGGGAGSMITGLAPRGWWISKKDGDALQLKVAMPGLGKEHVKMRAEKNVLVIKGEGDKDAEGDKDAEGDDDKVPVPVPVPARYIYRIGLPSQAFKMDQIKAEMKNGVLILTMPKIKGEGRKDVFGIKIE